One part of the Coffea eugenioides isolate CCC68of chromosome 10, Ceug_1.0, whole genome shotgun sequence genome encodes these proteins:
- the LOC113749001 gene encoding protein Asterix, with product MSSHAQQPNDPRLPSAARPYKARVVAPQDLPIDYSGFIAVIFGVFGAMFRYKLCSWLAIIFSAQALANMRNFENDFKQISMAMMFGIMGLVTNYLGMGPKASTKR from the exons aTGTCGTCGCACGCGCAGCAGCCAAACGATCCAAGGCTACCGTCGGCGGCGCGGCCGTACAAGGCTCGGGTCGTGGCCCCGCAAGATCTCCCCATAGATTACTCCGGTTTCATTGCTGTCATCTTCGGCGTCTTCGGCGCCATGTTCAGA TACAAGTTGTGCTCGTGGCTAGCGATTATATTTAGTGCGCAAGCCCTAGCTAACATGAGGAATTTTGAGAATGATTTCAAACAGATCTCCATGGCCATGAT GTTTGGCATCATGGGCttggtgacaaactatttgggGATGGGACCTAAGGCAAGCACAAAACGATGA
- the LOC113749360 gene encoding adenine phosphoribosyltransferase 1-like, translating to MASSTTDAADDRIPRIASTIRVIQDFPKPGIQFQDITTLLLDPRAFKDAIDLFVERYKDQNINVVAGIEARGFIFGPPIALAMGAKFVPMRKPKKLPGEVISEEYSLEYGTDKMEMHVGAVQSGERALVVDDLIATGGTLSAAIRLLERVGVHVVECACVIELPELKGRDRLGDKPLFVLIS from the exons atggcATCTTCTACCACTGACGCCGCAGACGACCGAATCCCTCGTATTGCATCTACTATTCGGGTCATACAAGATTTCCCAAAACCCGGGATACAGTTTCAGGACATAACAACGTTGTTGCTTGATCCCAGGGCTTTTAAGGATGCTATCGATCTGTTTGTTGAGAGATATAAAGACCAAAATATCAATGTTGTTGCCG GTATTGAAGCACGAGGTTTTATATTTGGCCCTCCTATTGCCTTGGCTATGGGGGCAAAGTTTGTTCCCATGAGAAAACCTAAGAAATTGCCTG GAGAGGTTATTTCAGAAGAATACTCTTTGGAGTATGGTACAGATAAAATGGAGATGCATGTAGGGGCTGTACAATCTGGAGAACGGGCTCTGGTAGTAGACGATCTCATTGCAACTGGAGGAACACTAAGTGCTGCAATCAGGCTACTTG AGCGCGTTGGAGTTCATGTTGTTGAATGCGCATGTGTTATTGAATTGCCCGAACTCAAG GGTCGGGACCGGCTAGGAGACAAACCACTTTTTGTTCTTATAAGTTGA
- the LOC113749306 gene encoding transcription factor bHLH85-like — MEPMAAFFDEEWESLSRMFSTEDAEFMIQQHGHESLSNDSDSSLFFQTAANFWPVGDANIENVAGVGESFLCCDNIIDYSNFLNVSQDSSSSNASDTSIVFPNLSYEFHQASDINVFQVTNGSPESMDFNAMDEKNDNSSVPVFLDGLVEDIISPREVMGSEKMNNAETQPASNGNSANELLLKRKFKKSKLQTEAEPVENSKKKSRVPRNVQKTKRTVQPKSTKNQKAQQINKDEEEANGAQNGQSSCSYSSEDDSNASQESNGGEASDNKGPALNLNGKTRASRGSATDPQSLYARRRRERINERLRILQNLIPNGTKVDISTMLEEAVHYVKFLQLQIKLLSSDDMWMYAPIVYNGLDIGLYGRTFPTL, encoded by the exons ATGGAGCCAATGGCAGCTTTTTTTGATGAAGAATGGGAGTCTTTGAGCAGAATGTTCTCCACTGAAGATGCAGAGTTCATGATACAGCAACATGGGCATGAATCCCTGTCAAATGACTCTGACAGCAGTTTGTTCTTCCAGACAGCAGCAAATTTCTGGCCCGTTGGTGATGCTAACATTGAAAATGTGGCAGGGGTTGGTGAGAGTTTTTTGTGTTGCGATAATATCATTGATTATAGTAACTTCCTAAATGTTTCTCAAGACAGTAGCAGTAGTAATGCAAGTGATACTAGTATTGTTTTTCCCAATCTGAGCTATGAATTCCACCAGGCTAGTGATATTAATGTTTTCCAAGTAACAAATGGTTCACCTGAGTCCATGGATTTTAATGCGATggatgagaaaaatgataactCCTCAGTTCCAGTTTTCCTTGATGGTCTCGTGGAGGACATTATCTCTCCAAGGGAAGTGATGGGTAGTGAAAAAATGAACAATGCAGAGACTCAGCCAGCAAGCAATGGCAATTCAGCTAATGAATTGCTGCTTAAAAGGAAGTTCAAGAAATCTAAACTCCAAACTGAAGCAGAACCTGTTGAAAATTCTAAGAAGAAATCTCGAGTTCCGAGAAAT GTTCAGAAAACTAAAAGGACTGTGCAGCCCAAATCCACGAAGAACCAGAAGGCACAGCAAATTAACAAGGATGAAGAGGAGGCTAATGGTGCACAGAATGGACAGAGCTCCTGCTCTTACAGCTCAGAGGATGATTCTAATGCTTCTCAGGAGTCAAATGGAGGAGAAGCTTCAGATAACAAAGGGCCAGCCCTCAACTTGAATGGTAAAACAAGGGCCAGCAGGGGGTCTGCAACTGATCCACAAAGCCTCTATGCAAGG AGGAGAAGAGAAAGAATAAATGAAAGACTGAGAATCTTGCAGAATCTTATCCCGAATGGAACTAAG GTTGACATTAGCACAATGCTTGAAGAGGCAGTCCACTATGTCAAGTTCTTGCAGCTTCAGATTAAG TTACTGAGCTCAGATGATATGTGGATGTATGCTCCTATTGTCTACAATGGACTGGATATTGGTCTGTATGGGAGGACTTTCCCCACCCTATGA